The Cyanobacteria bacterium GSL.Bin1 genome contains the following window.
GTGGGGATTTCCCGAGCAATTTTAGAAGTGTATCGCGATCATGGCTTGCGAGCCAATCGTCAAAAATCACGTTTAATGTGGTTGATTGAAGCATTAGGAATGGACGAGTTTCGGAAATTAGTTAAAGAAGCGTTTGGTCAACCTTTAGCCACTGCAGCCGCAGAAGAGGTGATTGATTGGGATAAGCGCGATCATATTGGTGTTCATGCCCAAAAACAAGCGGATCAATATTATGTAGGAATGAATGTTCCTGTTGGGCGATTATCCGCTAATGATTTATTTGATTTGGCTCGTTTAGCGGAAGTTTACGGGGAAAGTGAAATTCGCTTGACCGTCGAACAAAATGTGATTATTCCTCATATTGCTGAAGAAAAATTAGAGACGTTTCTTAGTGAATCTTTACTGGAAAAATTTAGTATTGAACCGGATCCGTTAACGCGATCGCTGGTGTCTTGTACCGGAGCACAATTTTGTAATTTTGCCTTAGTTGAAACCAAACAACGCGCTTTAGATGTCGCCCGACAATTAGAAGCAGAATTAAACATTCCCGATGGCGTAAGAATTCATTGGACCGGATGTCCGAATTCTTGTGGTCAACCCCAGGTTGCTAATATTGGTTTAATGGGAACCAAAGCCCGCAAAGATGGCAACATGGTAGAAGCGGTTGATCTATTTATGGGCGGTAAAGTAGGAAAAGATGCCCAATTAGGTCAGCGGGTACAAAAGGGAATTCCCTGTGAAGATTTACCACAAGTGTTACGGCAAATTTTAATTGATGAATTTGGTGCTACTCCCAAATAAACTAAAAAAGAGTCATCACAAACCGTTGAATTAGAATCGGTAAAATAAGTAGCAATTGTCCTTACTATCTTTAATTAATCCTGCATTTTGCGGCAGGATTTTTTCTTAGAAAAACTGCTCTTATGTAATTTTCGATAAAAAACAATGTAATAAAAACATGATTAGTATATTTTTGTAACAAAAAATACTAAATTGATCGTTTTTCATTATTAAAGTAGAGGCAATTAAGTTGATACAAGCTAACTCAATTAAACCCAATTTCTTTGGAATTTTGTTGTTTATTTGTCGAAAAAAATAAAATAATAGAGTAATGAATATTCTCTCATTTCACGGTCGTAATCGAATTCTCCATTTGACGTGGTTTGCTTTTTTTCTTACCTTTGTTGTTTGGTTTAATTTTGCACCTTTAGCAACCACAATTAAAGATGATTTAGGGCTAACCGTTGACCAAATGAAAACAATCGGAATTTGTAATGTTGCCCTCACTGTTCCCGCACGTGTCATTATTGGCATGTTGCTTGATCGCTTTGGGCCACGCATTACCTTTTCCACATTACTGGTCTATGCTGCGATTCCCTGCTTCCTATTTGCCTCTGCCAATGATTTTAATACCTTAGTGGTCAGCCGACTTTTACTGGGGATTGTCGGTGCAGGATTTGTCATTGGTATTCGCATGGTATCGGAATGGTTCCCCCCGAAAGAAATCGGTGTTGCCGAAGGCATTTATGGCGGTTGGGGCAACTTTGGTTCGGCTGCCTCTGCCTTTACGCTGCCTTCTGTTGCCCTTGCCTTATCTTTCATTTCGGGCGGCCAAGCGAACTGGCGGCTTGCGATTGCTTTAACAGGAGTTGCTGCTGCTGTTTACGGGGTGATTTACTTCTTTAGCGTTGAAGACACGCCTCCGGGACGAGTTTACCAACGTCCCGAACGTCACGGCGGCATGGAAGTGACCAGTCAACGCGATTTTTGGTTCTTAATGTTAATGAATCTCCCCATTACGGGTGTTTTAGCCTTACTTGCTTGGCGTCTTCAAGGAGTAGGTTTCCTCAATCAAGGACAACTCTTACTGGTTTGGCTGGTCTTATTAGGGCTTTACCTATTTCAGGCTTACAATGCTTGGCACGCCAACAAAAGTTTAATGACTGGGAAAAAGCGTTATCCAGCTGAAGATCGCTATAACTTCAGCCAAGTTGCCATTTTAGAACTAACTTATGTTACAAACTTTGGTTCAGAATTAGCAGTCGTTTCTATGTTACCGGCTTTCTTTGAGCTGACCTTTAATCTGAATCCAGCTCAAGCGGGGATGATTGCTTCAAGCTATGCCTTTATGAATCTCATGTCTCGTCCCAGCGGTGGATTACTATCTGACAAAATGGGATCGCGCAAATGGACAATGGCAATTTTACTCGGAGGCATGGGCATTGGCTATCTGATGATGGGAACAGTTAATAATAGCTGGTTTCTGCCTCTGGCGATTGTTTTAACCATGGCTTGTTCCTTTTTTGTCCAAGCGGCAGAAGGTTCCACCTATGCGATTGTTCCTCTCATTAAGCGCCGTGTCACTGGACAAATTGCTGGCAATGTTGGGGCATATGGCAATGTCGGTGCGGTGTGTTACTTAACGCTTTATAGCTTACTCCCGGCTGGTGCTGCTGCGGATCGAACCTTTTTCCAAGTGTTAGGGATTGCTGGCTTAATTGTTGCGTTTCTCTGTGCCTTTTTCCTCAAAGAACCGAAAGGATCCTTTGCTGAGTTCCATGAAGGAGAAGAAGAAGTAGAACCGGTTGCTGAACCGGTCGCGAATACAAAAAATTCGGATTGGTAATTATTTTGTCCTTGGTCATTCGTCATTTGTTGTTGGTGGCGATATGACTAATGACAAACTAACTCACATTTCATCTTCATTATCTAAGGTTTTCCCTTGACTCTTACAGAAGTCAAGTGACCGATGACGAATCACGAATGACGAATCAAAAATGACAGAAAAAACACTTTGTCCATACTGTGGTGTCGGTTGTGGTTTAGACGTTTTACCGCCTGCCCAACCTGGAAAAGCGGTCAATCGCGATAGTGAAGGGAATCCGATCTGGCAAGTGCGCGGCGATCGCGCCCATCCTTCTAGTAAAGGCATGGTCTGTGTCAAAGGGGCAACCGTTACCGAAGCCACCGCGAAAAGTCGTCTTAAATATCCCCTGCTGCGAGATTCCCTGGAAGAACCCTTTCGCCGCGTCAGTTGGGAGGAAGCATTTGAGCGCATCGTACAAGAAATTAAACGGGTGCAACTCACCCACGGTGCTGATGGCATCTGTATGTATGGGTCCGGACAACTGCAAACGGAAGACTACTATACGGCCCAAAAACTGCTCAAAGGGTGTCTAGGAACGAATAATTTTGATGCTAATTCTCGTTTGTGTATGTCGTCAGCTGTTGCCGGTTATATGCAGAGTTTCGGTTCTGATGGTCCGCCCTGTTGTTACGATGATTTAGAAGAAACCGATTGCGCTTTTCTCATTGGCACGAATACCGCTGAGTGCCACCCGATTATTTTTAATCGTCTCCGTAAGCATCACAAGCGCAATCGCAATGTGAAAATGATTGTGGTGGATCCCCGCGCCACCAAAACTGCAGAAGCAGCGGATTTGCATTTAGCGATTAAGCCGGGAACCGATATTGATCTCCTCAACGGCATTGCCTATTTATTGATGAAGTGGGGGAAATTTGACAGCATTTTCATGGATGAATGTACAAAAGGCTTTCCCGATTATACGGAAGTGATTCGCCATTATCTGCCAGAAGTGGTGGCGAAAAAATGCGGCATTCCCATTGATCACCTCGAAGCAGCAGCCCGGTATTGGGGAGACTCGGAACGGGTGTTATCCCTGTGGTCAATGGGGATGAATCAATCCTCGGAAGGCACGGCAAAAGTGCGCACCTTGATTAATTTACATCTGATGACCGCCAATATTGGCAAACCGGGGGCAGGTCCCTTTTCTCTCACGGGACAACCCAACGCGATGGGCGGACGAGAAGCGGGTGGACTCGCCCATATTCTTCCCGGTTACCGCGTGGTGAAAAATGCTGAACATCGCGCAGCCGTAGAACAAGCTTGGGGATTGCCCTCTGGGAGGATTAATCCCAATCCTGGACGGGATGCTTGGGAGATGATTCGCGGCTTAGAAACCGGAGAAGTGGGACTGTTTTGGGTCGCCGCAACGAACCCAGCGGTCAGTATGCCCGATATTGAACGGACGAAAAAAGCGTTGTTAAAGTCGCGATTTACCGTTTATCAAGATGCCTATTATCCCACGGAAACCGCTGCTTATGCCCATTTAGTGCTACCGGCAGCCCAATGGGGAGAAAAAGCCGGAGTAATGACCAATTCGGAACGAGTGGTCACCCTCTGTCCGGCGTTTGCGAAAGCACCCGGGGTGGCGAAACCCGATTGGGAGATTTTTGCGGAAGTGGGACGACGCCTCGGATTTACGGAACAGTTTTCCTTTGAGACAGCCGCGCAAGTGTATCAAGAGTTTGTGGAATTAACGCGCGATCGCGTGTGCGATCTCACCGGATTATCTCACGAACGCTTACAACAAGAAGGGGCAATCCAATGGCCTTGTTCTGATCGCGAAACCGAAACCGTTACTTCTGGGAAACGTCTCTACACGGACTTCCACTTTCCCACCGCCGATGGACGGGCTAATTTTGCGGCGGTTCATTCTCATGGACTTGCCGAACCCGAAGATGAACGGTATCCTTACGTTTTAACCACCGGACGCTTATATGGCCACTGGCACACGCAAACTCGCACCGGACACATTCCCAAAATTAATAAAATGCACCCCTATGCGGAATTAGAAATTCATCCCCGGGATGCGAAGAACATTGGATTAGAAGAAACCGAGGCAGAACTGTGGGTCGAAGCGCGATCGCGCCGTGGCAAAGCTCGCTTTCGCGTTAAAATAACCAAAGCCATTGCCCCAGGCACCGTATTTATTCCCATGCACTGGGGGGCCCTTTGGGCAGATGATGCTGAAGCCAATGCCCTAACTCATCCGGAAGCTTGTCCCTCCTCTAAACAACCGGAACTGAAAGCTTGTGCCGTACAGTTAATTCCCATAACAAAAGACATGGACAAAATAGAAGAGACTGAAGAACCCAAATTGCAAACATCCCTCAAAAAACTCCTCCCCACCTCATAACCGAACTCAAAGCGAAGGACGAATGACTAATGGCCAATGACCAATGACTAATAAACTGATGTTCTTTCAATTTGAAGCCGACTTTGTTAACGATTTGCGTTGCATTCCCATGCAAGTTCGTCTCAAATTAGATACTTGCGGGGTTAAACTCAAACTCCACCATTGGCACCAATTGAGCCAGGAAGAACGAGATACACTGGTCAAGCAACCGTGTGAAACACCGGATCAAATGACGGCTTATAAAAATTATCTACAAAATCTAGTGACTCAATATACAGGTGCGCCGGCAAAAGAATTAGACATTGATCCAAATCCCCCTTGGCTGAACGCTCAAGCCATTCCACTATCAGTCCAAGATAAAGCCCGGGAATTTAATCTTCACATCACGGTTGAAGCCTGGGAAACACTCACACCTCTACAGCGCTTTGCGTTGATTAAGTTATCTCGCCCTAGTCATGAAAATAAAAACTTTTATCCGGCAATACAAGACTTTTCCCTTGATGTTCTCTAAGAGTAATCCAAGAAAATGATCATCCAGTAGCTATAGGCTGCTTAGGGAAATTTCAAGACATTATGGATGGTTTATTTGTTGCAGCACTCTAAAAAGAAATTGAATTTGCCGAACGCCAATAAGATAAATCAATTGTACTGCTGTGAATGGTTAAAGCAATATTCAAGTTTTCTAACGACTTGAAAAGCCAATAGACATTATCTCTTGGTGTCTGTTCGTAATGCGTATATAAGATCGCAAACCGACTTGTTAGATAAGGATTAATCTTAGGAGATAGTAAAACAATCTTGAGCAATAATCCGACGGTTTGAGTTGGTCCTAAATGTGTAATCAAATCGAGATAGAGATAATGACTAATCTTTTGACGACTTTCAACAACAAGAAATTTTAGTAAATTATTGGCAACTCGCAGGACTAATTGTTCATTTGGTTTCTGTTGCTCCCAATCGGTTAACGTTTGTTTTAAGTGATCTGAAAGCCGTTGTTTAAACTGTTTTTGTACATACTCCCCGCTAATTGAACTCATTAAGTATTCATAGAGATCTTTTTTATAAGTTTTAAAGTTATTGGCTTTGCTACTGTGAACTAAAAATCTTTTAGCGAGATCCTGATATGTTGATTTCCCTTGTACTCCACTGATGAAATGCTGGAGGGTTGAAATTAATTCTGGCTCTTTCAATAACGTCGGGTTAGGAGTAGAAGTCACTAATTCTCGCGCTTGCTCAATCGAATCATAACGCTGGGCTAACCTCGCCAAACGAACTTGGTTAGTAATATAGTAAGAAAGAGAAACTTCAAACTTGTTCTGTCGTTTTGCCTGAAACTTTTTCAATGTTTTTTTGATTTCAGAATAATTTTCTTGAGGAAAAATGCAATCCTCAAATAAAAAAGGATAACGTCCTAAAATCGTTGCTAAAGGCTGTGATTTATCTCTCTGAATTTCTTCTTTTGTTGTT
Protein-coding sequences here:
- a CDS encoding ferredoxin--nitrite reductase translates to AGLDGDELIDTRELVKKVQDMITNSGEGNPEFTNLPRKFNIAIEGGRDNSVHAEINDIAFVPAYKEGELGFNVLVGGFFSSKRCEAAIPLNVWVPPTEEFVVGISRAILEVYRDHGLRANRQKSRLMWLIEALGMDEFRKLVKEAFGQPLATAAAEEVIDWDKRDHIGVHAQKQADQYYVGMNVPVGRLSANDLFDLARLAEVYGESEIRLTVEQNVIIPHIAEEKLETFLSESLLEKFSIEPDPLTRSLVSCTGAQFCNFALVETKQRALDVARQLEAELNIPDGVRIHWTGCPNSCGQPQVANIGLMGTKARKDGNMVEAVDLFMGGKVGKDAQLGQRVQKGIPCEDLPQVLRQILIDEFGATPK
- a CDS encoding NarK family nitrate/nitrite MFS transporter; the encoded protein is MNILSFHGRNRILHLTWFAFFLTFVVWFNFAPLATTIKDDLGLTVDQMKTIGICNVALTVPARVIIGMLLDRFGPRITFSTLLVYAAIPCFLFASANDFNTLVVSRLLLGIVGAGFVIGIRMVSEWFPPKEIGVAEGIYGGWGNFGSAASAFTLPSVALALSFISGGQANWRLAIALTGVAAAVYGVIYFFSVEDTPPGRVYQRPERHGGMEVTSQRDFWFLMLMNLPITGVLALLAWRLQGVGFLNQGQLLLVWLVLLGLYLFQAYNAWHANKSLMTGKKRYPAEDRYNFSQVAILELTYVTNFGSELAVVSMLPAFFELTFNLNPAQAGMIASSYAFMNLMSRPSGGLLSDKMGSRKWTMAILLGGMGIGYLMMGTVNNSWFLPLAIVLTMACSFFVQAAEGSTYAIVPLIKRRVTGQIAGNVGAYGNVGAVCYLTLYSLLPAGAAADRTFFQVLGIAGLIVAFLCAFFLKEPKGSFAEFHEGEEEVEPVAEPVANTKNSDW
- a CDS encoding molybdopterin-dependent oxidoreductase, whose product is MTEKTLCPYCGVGCGLDVLPPAQPGKAVNRDSEGNPIWQVRGDRAHPSSKGMVCVKGATVTEATAKSRLKYPLLRDSLEEPFRRVSWEEAFERIVQEIKRVQLTHGADGICMYGSGQLQTEDYYTAQKLLKGCLGTNNFDANSRLCMSSAVAGYMQSFGSDGPPCCYDDLEETDCAFLIGTNTAECHPIIFNRLRKHHKRNRNVKMIVVDPRATKTAEAADLHLAIKPGTDIDLLNGIAYLLMKWGKFDSIFMDECTKGFPDYTEVIRHYLPEVVAKKCGIPIDHLEAAARYWGDSERVLSLWSMGMNQSSEGTAKVRTLINLHLMTANIGKPGAGPFSLTGQPNAMGGREAGGLAHILPGYRVVKNAEHRAAVEQAWGLPSGRINPNPGRDAWEMIRGLETGEVGLFWVAATNPAVSMPDIERTKKALLKSRFTVYQDAYYPTETAAYAHLVLPAAQWGEKAGVMTNSERVVTLCPAFAKAPGVAKPDWEIFAEVGRRLGFTEQFSFETAAQVYQEFVELTRDRVCDLTGLSHERLQQEGAIQWPCSDRETETVTSGKRLYTDFHFPTADGRANFAAVHSHGLAEPEDERYPYVLTTGRLYGHWHTQTRTGHIPKINKMHPYAELEIHPRDAKNIGLEETEAELWVEARSRRGKARFRVKITKAIAPGTVFIPMHWGALWADDAEANALTHPEACPSSKQPELKACAVQLIPITKDMDKIEETEEPKLQTSLKKLLPTS
- the narM gene encoding nitrate reductase maturation protein NarM produces the protein MFFQFEADFVNDLRCIPMQVRLKLDTCGVKLKLHHWHQLSQEERDTLVKQPCETPDQMTAYKNYLQNLVTQYTGAPAKELDIDPNPPWLNAQAIPLSVQDKAREFNLHITVEAWETLTPLQRFALIKLSRPSHENKNFYPAIQDFSLDVL